From a single Sander vitreus isolate 19-12246 chromosome 4, sanVit1, whole genome shotgun sequence genomic region:
- the LOC144516367 gene encoding transcription factor HES-5-like: MAPSTTRDCPDSTLSLRDCPISTLSLRDCPDSTLSLRDCTVSTLSSRGCPDSTLSSRDCPVSTLSSRVRHKLRKPAVEKLRRDRINSCIKQLKVMLEKEFHKQDPNAKLEKADVLEMTVAFLKQQLQPPSPANHTARSHDSSHCWKETLHFLSTSSLQEATPPRQTPRCLHTSRRNPTLLAHRRVQAAGKQPAVWRPW; encoded by the exons ATGGCTCCTAGCACCACCAGAGACTGTCCCGACTCCACGCTGTCCCTCAGAGACTGTCCCATCTCCACGCTGTCCCTCAGAGACTGTCCCGACTCCACGCTGTCCCTCAGAGACTGTACCGTCTCCACGCTGTCCTCCAGAGGCTGTCCCGACTCCACGCTGTCCTCCAGAGACTGTCCCGTCTCCACGCTGTCCTCCAGAGTCAGACACAAA CTGAGGAAGCCTGCGGTGGAGAAGCTGCGCAGAGATCGCATCAACAGCTGCATCAAGCAGCTGAAGGTGATGCTGGAGAAGGAgttccacaaacaggatcccaACGCCAAGCTGGAGAAGGCCGACGTCCTGGAGATGACCGTGGCCTTCCtgaagcagcagctgcagcctcCGAGCCCGGCCAATCACACGGCTCGCAGCCACGActcctctcactgctggaaggAGACGCTGCACTTCCTGTCCACCAGTTCCCTGCAGGAAGCGACGCCGCCACGGCAGACGCCGCGGTGCCTCCACACCAGCCGCCGCAACCCCACGCTGCTGGCCCACAGACGCGTCCAGGCTGCAGGGAAGCAGCCGGCCGTGTGGAGACCCTGGTAG
- the ppp1r15b gene encoding uncharacterized protein ppp1r15b isoform X2 — MFRTMSSETHGQSSSSPAGRGVSSAGLVSQESSWIGLLSRPAMTFLQSYLPGRPLRAPSRSDTGTGWNREDLNLKTSFVDAESDFLRQLDDIMPLNVTHHPGLHVPVLRCQNAGAAGLLEPRADGTIPWITADSLRELGIQSAEGMDLNSCHQQTHESGYLSSAWTSLSHVFISLVSSQEIGPPTEKEWGPAGASVTGGMGKSRTWWDSFWGGEESSQRGLLYLPRAGTAQTLCPQKQPETSEEGWTLGENTGASQHKEESGNNGGLHTAQNTEWFGVREHRSLFGAGAAAACSVAVLLTPETDNGYSSPEEEHLQVCQLKMLSEDQQEHETENTGKGNETSEDGECDVTSGQEVEEEEEQEAAAPDASPEDPCAATPQCQNKAIAFIMGCPCSDDSQSDESSDDDEEDDDDGFDSEGLSDPSDSSDEEDEEDSDSEVESEPDSEAERLWRSLCHSVDPYNPRNFTALLPAARTPPRTVPATSPPSSTQSSPASSPPSGADSWDDSASASEGDEAENLRLLNSFGCSSDPYSPFNFQAPLRTQGPARAPPGTRAGAQTSCRSAGRHDAASPPEYRTEEAEERLDSGFSELSTQSCSVTKKVRFCDDVEEFFASGGEEDEDRRGPWEELARDRCRFLRRCRDTEQSIAHVLQPQHRQRVWRRLATAPAHSVLDA, encoded by the exons atgttcagaACTATGAGCAGTGAGACACACGGGCAGAGCTCGTCGTCTCCTGCCGGACGTGGAGTCTCCTCTGCTGGGCTTGTAAGCCAGGAAAGCTCGTGGATCGGCCTTCTGTCTAGGCCCGCGATGACGTTTTTACAAAGCTATCTCCCAGGGCGACCGCTCCGTGCCCCGTCCCGGTCTGATACAGGAACCGGGTGGAACCGCGAggatttaaatttaaaaaccaGCTTTGTTGATGCGGAAAGTGATTTTTTAAGACAGCTGGACGACATTATGCCACTAAACGTCACCCATCATCCGGGTCTTCACGTGCCAGTTCTGCGGTGTCAGAACGCCGGAGCCGCCGGGCTGCTGGAGCCCCGAGCCGACGGCACGATACCGTGGATCACCGCCGATTCTCTGCGGGAACTTGGGATTCAAAGCGCCGAAGGAATGGACTTAAATTCCTGCCACCAGCAAACCCACGAAAGTGGATATTTGTCTTCTGCGTGGACTTCTTTAAGTCATGTTTTTATAAGCTTGGTTTCATCTCAG GAAATCGGCCCCCCAACGGAGAAGGAGTGGGGGCCAGCGGGAGCCTCTGTGACGGGCGGTATGGGTAAGAGCAGAACGTGGTGGGACAGTTTCTGGGGCGGCGAGGAAAGCTCCCAGAGAGGGTTGTTATATCTGCCCCGGGCCGGCACAGCCCAGACGCTTTGTCCACAAAAACAACCCGAAACAAGCGAAGAGGGATGGACGCTGGGAGAAAACACTGGAGCCTCTCAGCACAAAGAGGAGTCGGGAAACAATGGAGGGCTTCACACCGCCCAGAACACCGAGTGGTTCGGTGTTAGGGAGCACCGGAGCCTGTTTGGAGCCGGGGCCGCCGCCGCCTGCAGTGTGGCGGTGCTGCTGACCCCAGAGACCGACAATGGTTACTCCAGTCCGGAGGAGGAACACTTACAG GTGTGCCAGCTGAAGATGCTGAGTGAAGATCAGCAGGAACAcgaaacagaaaacacaggaaaggGAAACGAGACTTCAGAGGACGGAGAGTGTGACGTTACATCAGGACAGGaggtggaagaagaagaagaacaggaAGCAGCCGCTCCGGACG CCTCTCCAGAGGATCCGTGTGCAGCGACGCCTCAGTGCCAGAATAAAGCCATCGCCTTCATTATGGGATGCCCCTGCAGCGACGACAGCCAATCAGACGAGTCctctgatgatgatgaggaggatgatgatgatggcttCGACAGCGAAGGTTTGTCTGATCCGTCCGACTCATCAGAtgaagaagacgaagaagacTCGGACAGCGAGGTAGAGTCTGAG CCTGACTCCGAGGCGGAGCGTCTGTGGCGCTCACTGTGCCATAGCGTCGACCCGTACAACCCCAGAAACTTCACCGCCCTGCTGCCCGCTGCCCGCACGCCGCCCCGCACCGTCCCCGCCACCTCGCCTCCGTCCTCCACGCAGTCCTCCCCCGCCTCCTCGCCGCCATCCGGCGCTGACAGCTGGGATGACTCGGCGTCGGCCAGCGAGGGGGACGAAGCCGAGAACCTCCGCCTGTTGAACTCCTTCGGCTGCTCCTCAGACCCGTACAGCCCCTTTAACTTCCAGGCACCGCTCCGGACCCAAGGGCCCGCCAGGGCGCCACCAGGAACCAGAGCCGGGGCCCAGACTTCCTGTCGCTCCGCTGGGCGCCATGACGCAGCGTCTCCGCCGGAGTACAGGACGGAGGAGGCTGAGGAGCGGCTGGACAGCGGATTCTCTGAACTCTCCACGCAGAGCTGCTCCGTCACTAAGAAG GTTCGTTTCTGTGACGATGTGGAAGAGTTCTTTGCCAGTGGCGGCGAGGAGGACGAGGACCGCCGCGGCCCTTGGGAGGAGCTGGCGAGAGATCGCTGTCGCTTCCTGCGGCGCTGCCGCGACACGGAGCAAAGCATCGCCCACGTCCTGCAGCCGCAACACCGCCAGAGAGTCTGGAGACGCCTCGCCACCGCTCCAGCCCACAGCGTCCTGGACGCCTGA
- the ppp1r15b gene encoding protein phosphatase 1 regulatory subunit 15B isoform X1 yields MFRTMSSETHGQSSSSPAGRGVSSAGLVSQESSWIGLLSRPAMTFLQSYLPGRPLRAPSRSDTGTGWNREDLNLKTSFVDAESDFLRQLDDIMPLNVTHHPGLHVPVLRCQNAGAAGLLEPRADGTIPWITADSLRELGIQSAEGMDLNSCHQQTHESGYLSSAWTSLSHVFISLVSSQEIGPPTEKEWGPAGASVTGGMGKSRTWWDSFWGGEESSQRGLLYLPRAGTAQTLCPQKQPETSEEGWTLGENTGASQHKEESGNNGGLHTAQNTEWFGVREHRSLFGAGAAAACSVAVLLTPETDNGYSSPEEEHLQLCVQVCQLKMLSEDQQEHETENTGKGNETSEDGECDVTSGQEVEEEEEQEAAAPDASPEDPCAATPQCQNKAIAFIMGCPCSDDSQSDESSDDDEEDDDDGFDSEGLSDPSDSSDEEDEEDSDSEVESEPDSEAERLWRSLCHSVDPYNPRNFTALLPAARTPPRTVPATSPPSSTQSSPASSPPSGADSWDDSASASEGDEAENLRLLNSFGCSSDPYSPFNFQAPLRTQGPARAPPGTRAGAQTSCRSAGRHDAASPPEYRTEEAEERLDSGFSELSTQSCSVTKKVRFCDDVEEFFASGGEEDEDRRGPWEELARDRCRFLRRCRDTEQSIAHVLQPQHRQRVWRRLATAPAHSVLDA; encoded by the exons atgttcagaACTATGAGCAGTGAGACACACGGGCAGAGCTCGTCGTCTCCTGCCGGACGTGGAGTCTCCTCTGCTGGGCTTGTAAGCCAGGAAAGCTCGTGGATCGGCCTTCTGTCTAGGCCCGCGATGACGTTTTTACAAAGCTATCTCCCAGGGCGACCGCTCCGTGCCCCGTCCCGGTCTGATACAGGAACCGGGTGGAACCGCGAggatttaaatttaaaaaccaGCTTTGTTGATGCGGAAAGTGATTTTTTAAGACAGCTGGACGACATTATGCCACTAAACGTCACCCATCATCCGGGTCTTCACGTGCCAGTTCTGCGGTGTCAGAACGCCGGAGCCGCCGGGCTGCTGGAGCCCCGAGCCGACGGCACGATACCGTGGATCACCGCCGATTCTCTGCGGGAACTTGGGATTCAAAGCGCCGAAGGAATGGACTTAAATTCCTGCCACCAGCAAACCCACGAAAGTGGATATTTGTCTTCTGCGTGGACTTCTTTAAGTCATGTTTTTATAAGCTTGGTTTCATCTCAG GAAATCGGCCCCCCAACGGAGAAGGAGTGGGGGCCAGCGGGAGCCTCTGTGACGGGCGGTATGGGTAAGAGCAGAACGTGGTGGGACAGTTTCTGGGGCGGCGAGGAAAGCTCCCAGAGAGGGTTGTTATATCTGCCCCGGGCCGGCACAGCCCAGACGCTTTGTCCACAAAAACAACCCGAAACAAGCGAAGAGGGATGGACGCTGGGAGAAAACACTGGAGCCTCTCAGCACAAAGAGGAGTCGGGAAACAATGGAGGGCTTCACACCGCCCAGAACACCGAGTGGTTCGGTGTTAGGGAGCACCGGAGCCTGTTTGGAGCCGGGGCCGCCGCCGCCTGCAGTGTGGCGGTGCTGCTGACCCCAGAGACCGACAATGGTTACTCCAGTCCGGAGGAGGAACACTTACAG CTGTGCGTCCAGGTGTGCCAGCTGAAGATGCTGAGTGAAGATCAGCAGGAACAcgaaacagaaaacacaggaaaggGAAACGAGACTTCAGAGGACGGAGAGTGTGACGTTACATCAGGACAGGaggtggaagaagaagaagaacaggaAGCAGCCGCTCCGGACG CCTCTCCAGAGGATCCGTGTGCAGCGACGCCTCAGTGCCAGAATAAAGCCATCGCCTTCATTATGGGATGCCCCTGCAGCGACGACAGCCAATCAGACGAGTCctctgatgatgatgaggaggatgatgatgatggcttCGACAGCGAAGGTTTGTCTGATCCGTCCGACTCATCAGAtgaagaagacgaagaagacTCGGACAGCGAGGTAGAGTCTGAG CCTGACTCCGAGGCGGAGCGTCTGTGGCGCTCACTGTGCCATAGCGTCGACCCGTACAACCCCAGAAACTTCACCGCCCTGCTGCCCGCTGCCCGCACGCCGCCCCGCACCGTCCCCGCCACCTCGCCTCCGTCCTCCACGCAGTCCTCCCCCGCCTCCTCGCCGCCATCCGGCGCTGACAGCTGGGATGACTCGGCGTCGGCCAGCGAGGGGGACGAAGCCGAGAACCTCCGCCTGTTGAACTCCTTCGGCTGCTCCTCAGACCCGTACAGCCCCTTTAACTTCCAGGCACCGCTCCGGACCCAAGGGCCCGCCAGGGCGCCACCAGGAACCAGAGCCGGGGCCCAGACTTCCTGTCGCTCCGCTGGGCGCCATGACGCAGCGTCTCCGCCGGAGTACAGGACGGAGGAGGCTGAGGAGCGGCTGGACAGCGGATTCTCTGAACTCTCCACGCAGAGCTGCTCCGTCACTAAGAAG GTTCGTTTCTGTGACGATGTGGAAGAGTTCTTTGCCAGTGGCGGCGAGGAGGACGAGGACCGCCGCGGCCCTTGGGAGGAGCTGGCGAGAGATCGCTGTCGCTTCCTGCGGCGCTGCCGCGACACGGAGCAAAGCATCGCCCACGTCCTGCAGCCGCAACACCGCCAGAGAGTCTGGAGACGCCTCGCCACCGCTCCAGCCCACAGCGTCCTGGACGCCTGA
- the LOC144516152 gene encoding achaete-scute homolog 5-like, producing the protein MFETREARGGVLVPVLSQDVLSHTHTWRRGGGASESKAAGKAAGHMMSSTFSPPSYLSFGLSRCEDLSGSAPFLFYQSSVGALRGAGAGLRPLLAPFHHHGPFGVYECPFEPAFIQKRNERERQRVRCVNQGYAKLRERLPGHSADKRLSKVETLRAAIRYIKYLQDTLEEKSPDCHPGNRASSPTT; encoded by the exons ATGTTTGAGACTCGGGAGGCGCGGGGCGGCGTGTTGGTTCCTGTCCTGTCGCAGGACgtcctgtcacacacacacacctggaggagagggggcggggcttcaGAGAGCAAAGCTGCAGGTAAAGCTGCAG gTCACATGATGAGCTCCACCTTTTCTCCGCCGTCGTACCTGAGCTTTGGTTTGTCTCGCTGCGAGGATCTCTCTGGCTCCGCCCCTTTCCTCTTCTACCAATCGAGCGTGGGCGCTCTGCGGGGTGCCGGCGCTGGGCTGCGGCCCCTCCTGGCGCCCTTCCACCACCACGGACCCTTCGGCGTGTACGAGTGTCCCTTCGAGCCGGCGTTCATCCAGAAAAGGAATGAGCGCGAGCGGCAGAGGGTGCGCTGCGTGAACCAAGGCTACGCCAAACTCAGGGAGCGTCTGCCGGGTCACAGCGCCGACAAACGCCTCAGCAAGGTGGAGACGCTCCGCGCCGCCATCCGCTACATCAAGTACCTGCAGGACACACTGGAGGAGAAATCCCCAGACTGTCACCCTGGAAACAGGGCGTCCTCTCCGACTACATAG